One region of Lytechinus pictus isolate F3 Inbred chromosome 8, Lp3.0, whole genome shotgun sequence genomic DNA includes:
- the LOC129266949 gene encoding uncharacterized protein LOC129266949 — MNFKSAICTIAWMMAFCVLTKAQNPNCIRNALETTAANANSFINSPEKSPHPCLRDCTGSKPMQCEYTFVVEWYHTMSKACYDCPCNLTDCQREQCVAADGVPRPIIVANRSLPGPPIEVCDGDEVIVNTVNHMDNGESITLHWHGLYQKSTQYMDGVFKISQCPILPGNKFRYNFTADHPGTHFWHAHTGMHRADGLFGPLIIRQSKQDDPHNLLYDHDLPEHTVFLTDWTHQAISAAYLSDHFRGVDEGPVSILINGMGASAVYGPTSSTTPRVIYEVQQGKRYRFRVISSAIANIPMKVSVDGHNITLISTDGDDFEPLEVDAFFLFGGERYDFILDASQNVSNYWLKVQGYKQGTGLREMAIIRYRGAPEEVPTADPLVDREGNVYQDLGRNYNEPEAVHTVNELRSLHAHTQSSNNNMRRVYLPFDLNAVNNPMFNHPDLYPIGPSGPGWGDFHVPQINSRTFKFTDFPLLSQFDDQLAAAGAYDDVLCEVEQAGFESCDTEFCACTQYIDVDLGQTLELVLIDEGLSPYKVEHPFHLHGHPFRILAQGTSVNGTTKEDVIQLDKNGGIVRNYDHAPGKDTVVIPSGGYTVIDFVADNPGWWILHCHMEYHFEDGMGILIRVGNQSDLPPVPEGFPMCGDYPPTQYPSIESDPVPSQVSMTMTVTEVILVAVIASLVLLIIVLIVVIVVRERSRNDGKGRPQAIPINER; from the exons ACCCGAATTGTATACGTAATGCACTAGAGACAACGGCGGCAAATGCTAACAGTTTTATAAATTCACCAG AAAAGTCACCCCACCCATGTTTACGAGATTGCACTGGCTCAAAACCAATGCAATGTGAATACACGTTTGTAGTAGAGTGGTATCATACTATGTCTAAGGCATGCTATGACTGCCCGTGCAACCTGACTGATTGTCAGAGGGAACAATGCGTAGCAGCAGACGGTGTCCCAAGGCCCATTATAGTGGCTAACAGATCCCTACCAGGACCTCCGATTGAG gTTTGTGATGGCGATGAGGTCATCGTTAACACGGTCAATCATATGGATAATGGGGAGTCAATAACCCTTCACTGGCATGGTCTGTATCAGAAGTCTACCCAGTACATGGACGGTGTTTTCAAGATCAGTCAGTGTCCTATACTACCCGGAAACAAATTCAG GTATAATTTCACTGCTGACCACCCTGGGACCCACTTCTGGCACGCTCACACCGGCATGCATAGGGCAGACGGACTTTTCGGCCCACTTATTATCAGGCAATCGAAGCAG GACGATCCGCATAATCTTCTGTACGACCATGACTTACCCGAACACACAGTCTTCCTAACTGATTGGACGCACCAAGCTATATCGGCGGCCTATCTCAGCGACCATTTCAGGGGTGTTGATGAAGGCCCAGTGTCCATACTGATCAACGGCATGGGTGCGTCTGCAGTGTATGGTCCGACATCGTCGACCACGCCGAGGGTGATCTACGAAGTCCAACAG GGTAAACGATACCGCTTCCGGGTGATCAGTAGTGCCATCGCCAATATTCCTATGAAGGTATCAGTTGATGGTCATAACATCACTCTCATCTCGACCGATGGAGATGACTTTGAGCCTTTGGAGGTTGACGCTTTCTTCCTCTTCGGCGGGGAAAG GTACGACTTCATCCTGGACGCATCTCAAAATGTCAGCAATTACTGGCTCAAGGTCCAAGGTTACAAGCAAGGAACGGGTCTACGTGAGATGGCAATCATCAGGTACCGAGGTGCACCGGAAGAAGTACCGACCGCTGACCCTTTGGTTGACAGAGAAGGAAACGTCTACCAAGACTTGGGCAGAAATTATAACGAACCTGAGGCGGTGCATACTGTCAATGAATTGAGATCTCTGC ACGCCCATACACAATCATCAAATAATAACATGCGAAGGGTCTACCTGCCCTTTGACCTAAATGCG GTCAATAACCCGATGTTTAACCACCCAGACCTGTATCCTATTGGTCCAAGCGGACCGGGCTGGGGCGACTTCCACGTACCTCAAATAAACAGCCGGACATTCAAATTCACCGACTTCCCTCTCCTATCTCAATTCGACGATCAACTCGCTGCAGCCGGGGCCTATGATGACGTTTTGTGTGAAGTGGAACAAGCCGGCTTTGAATCATGTGATACTGAGTTCTGCGCATGTACACAGTACATAGATGTTGATTTAGGACAG ACGTTAGAGCTCGTTCTCATCGATGAGGGATTATCTCCGTATAAGGTGGAACATCCGTTCCATCTTCATGGTCACCCTTTCCGCATCCTCGCTCAGGGTACTTCAGTCAACGGAACAACAAAGGAGGATGTCATTCAGCTAGACAAAA ATGGTGGAATTGTTCGAAACTACGACCACGCCCCTGGAAAGGACACCGTGGTCATACCAAGCGGTGGATACACCGTCATCGACTTCGTTGCCGACAATCCTGGCTGGTGGATCCTTCATTGCCATATGGAGTATCATTTCGAG GATGGAATGGGGATCTTAATTCGCGTCGGGAACCAATCCGACCTTCCTCCTGTTCCAGAAGGATTCCCGATGTGTGGTGACTACCCTCCAACACAGTATCCTTCCATCGAGTCAGACCCTGTACCTAGTCAAGTCAGTATGACCATGACCGTTACCGAAGTCATCCTCGTTGCCGTAATCGCTAGTCTTGTACTCCTCATCATCGTTCTCATCGTCGTCATCGTGGTCCGTGAGCGTTCAAGGAACGATGGTAAAGGACGCCCTCAGGCGATACCAATAAATGAACGATGA